In one window of Tenrec ecaudatus isolate mTenEca1 chromosome 3, mTenEca1.hap1, whole genome shotgun sequence DNA:
- the PYURF gene encoding protein preY, mitochondrial, producing MLSGARGRLASALRGARAPRPPVARRGLHAPGPRRSAEGRGEAEGPLGAAEPVWLEFLVCPLSKKPLRYEASTNELINEELGIAYPIIDGIPNMIPQAARMTHQNKNKEKAEPTEL from the exons ATGCTGAGCGGAGCGCGCGGCAGGCTCGCTTCAGCGCTGCGCGGGGCACGCGCGCCGCGGCCCCCAGTCGCCCGCCGGGGGCTGCACGCGCCGGGGCCTCGACGGTCGGCCGAGGGGCGCGGGGAGGCGGAGGGGCCGCTGGGCGCCGCGGAGCCCGTGTGGCTGGAGTTCTTGGTGTGCCCGCTCTCCAAGAAACCGCTCAG aTATGAGGCATCGACAAATGAATTAATTAATGAAGAGTTGGGAATAGCATATCCAATCATTGATGGCATTCCTAATATGATACCACAAGCGGCCAGGATGACACATCAaaataagaacaaagaaaaagcggAGCCGACTgaactataa
- the PIGY gene encoding phosphatidylinositol N-acetylglucosaminyltransferase subunit Y, translated as MFLSLPTLTVLIPLVSLAGLFYSASVEENFPQDCTSTTSLCFYSLLLPITIPVYVFFHLWTWMGIKLFRHN; from the coding sequence ATGTTTCTGTCTCTTCCTACCCTGACTGTCCTCATCCCACTCGTGTCCCTAGCAGGACTGTTCTACTCGGCCTCTGTAGAAGAAAATTTCCCCCAGGACTGCACCAGCACGACCAGCCTGTGCTTTTACAGTCTGCTCTTGCCAATCACCATACCTGTTTATGTGTTCTTCCACCTTTGGACTTGGATGGGTATTAAACTCTTCAGACATAATTAA